The DNA sequence GTCTCCGTTCAGAACATGTCTTCCCCTGGGCACCCCTTCCTGCACTCAGTAACCCCACTGCCACGGTTCTTTCTTCGTTGCCTCCATTCCAGCCCCTGTCTCCTTGTCCAGTTTGGATCCAGGGGGCCCAGCACTTAGAAGCAGACCCTTAAAACTCCCCAGAGACACGTTGCCACCCACCTTCTGTAGGCTTGCCTCTGTGTCTTGCATTACCCTTTGCCAGCTTCACTgggtttttcctgtttttcctgccccacctccttcAATGAGCGTCCCTGGACTCCTCATCTCCCTGCAGCGTTGGTGCATTTCCTGTAAGACTTCACCAGTACTGTCCATGCTCACCATCTCCCCTTTGCCTTGCCTCACTCCTTTGATCCTCTCCAGTTGGGTTCCCATCCCATTGCTCCAATGAAACCCTCATGTTCAGGTGGCCAAGGCCTTAGGAGCCTCTAGTTCCCTAACCTCAGGGTCACCAGCCGCTTTCAatgcccccatccctcccccctgAGCCCCTCACTCACCCAGGGTCTCTCCCATGCCCCTGGCCGCATCTCCTCTCTTGGACAACCTATGCGGGTTGTCCAGTGTCCAGTTGTGGGCCACCTCTCTCTATACTCTCTCCCCGGGGCCCTCATCCAGGACCAGGGCGTCTCTGTTACCTTCTTACTCCGATGACACCTGAGTTTATAgtcctctttctgccctctcaCTTAGCTCCAGTCCCGCTTTGACATCCCCACCATCCTGTCCCAGAGGTATCTCAACTTTGACATGGACAAAGGACTCTTCATCTCTTCTGTGATTGTCCCACCAGAAAtgcacttcctccaggaagccttcctggaccGCTGGTCATCACATCTCTACAATCCCCATTCCAGCATACACTGCTCTCCTCACTGCACTCATTGCTCTCTTTTGTCTTCCCAAGTTTATGGTAAATTTCATGAAATTAGGGACGAGGCTTCCCTCTGGAGGGTTGCATACAGCCCACGCCAGGCATAAAGTAGGTATGTGCTTAAACTGTGGAATGGCGCACTGGCAGGTGGGCCCACTGTGGCCCCACCTGCTCTCCTGGGATGTTGTCATTCCTAGGTGCACGTGTAGGTCCTTGAGTTCTCCTGCTCCCAAGGGTGGGCCTGAAGGGGCCCCTCAGATCTCCCCTCAGGCCTCCCCAGGGACCAGGCAGCTCCTGTGGCTCTGGTCTCCACTGGAGGCATCCCCAGAATTCCAGACCATCTCCGGAATGCTGGGCCTGTCTGGGGAGTGCTAAGGCTGGGGCACAGGTGGAGAGGCCTCGGAGCGGTGGGGCGGAGCAAGGACAGCTGCTGGCATTCTGGATGGAGCCTACACACCATGGCAGCTGTCGCTCCTGCAAGCATCATGCTGATACCTCCATGTCCTTGTGGCCCCCGCTCCAAGGCCAGTGCCACTTGCAGCCACTCAATGTTCTGGCTGCAGCTCTGGCCCCCATTAAGCTGAGAGCCACCAAGTCTCACACTTCCATTCTGTCAGGGAGGGAAAGTGGGTCGCTGGAGCCTCTGAGGCTCAGGAGAACTGGAAATTATACCCGTCTGGACCTGGTTCATCAGACAGAGCCCTGGCCTGGGagccaggctctctgctctctgccaggcTCGCTGGATGACCTTGACAGGTCCCTGTGCCTCTCTGGGTGCTGGGGTCCTCACCTGGCAAATGGGTGAGTGGAAAGAGAATAGACGGTGTGTCCCTCAGTGCTAGGGAATCAGTGTTGCCAGCACGAAATGCAAGCGAGCGGGCACATGGACTGGTACTACAGCCTACTGAGCCCATGTGGCATCCTGCTTCTCCACAACCAGAGCCGAGAGGGAGCTGGGCTGCTGTGCCGAGTGGCCTCCAGGACCTAGAAGGGTGCCCTGTTCTCTCCAAGCACAGGACCTCTCAGCCAACTGGCTGACCAGAGCCACAGCCGCCAGGAGCCTGTTAAATGTGGATTCCCAGGCCACCACCAATTCCAGATGCTGAATCATCTGGACATCAACAGTCACAGAAAGGAGTCAGCGGGCCATGGAACATGGTAATCTCTAATCTAATCTAACCCCTCTGGCAGAAGCCTATGTATAGGGATGGGCAGAACACAGGCTCTGGGATAAAGCAGGAAGTGGTCATCAGAGCATCAGTGGACCCTGGTGGAGCATCCACAGCCCCCCAGGGAATGAAAGCCAGACACCAGGCCTCCAGGGAGCAGGGCTTTATTTGAGTTCCCTAGGATAGGGCTGGGGGAGGCAGTCAGTGAGGGCCCACGGTCGGCCAAGGACACACCCAAGCTCACATGCTGGGGACCCTGGTCccttacccccaccccagggtccgGCTGGAGTCGCCAGGTAGCACAGGCAGCTCTGGGAGAGGGTTGGTGTCTACTCCACCCCCTTCATGAACTCCAGGAACtctgtggagagagagacaggcctCGGTCAGAGAAGGGGGCTAGGCAGGGTGTGGGCAACGGGGACCCAGCACACCCCGCCCCTCACCATCATAGTCAATGCGGCCATCGTTGTTCTTGTCACCATCCTTCATGAGCTCCTCAATGTCATCTTCCGTGATGGTCTCACCTGTAGCTTGAAGCATCACCTTCAGCTCATCCAGGTCGATGTAGCCATCAGCatttctggggggtggggagtggggtggagagggtgAAGGGGACCTCGAGAGCTCATGGTGGGGGCTAGATGAAGGGAAGAAGCAGCCCCACCCATGACCCCAAGAAGCAAGGCAGGGCCACTGGGAGGTGGGGCATCCCATTCCCCCATTGCACAGCATGGGAGACTGAGACCTTGACATCACAAACTGtccccctttccccagctctgTTAGGTTCAGGGTGAGAGGTCCAGCGTCATGCACTCACTTGTCAAACATGCGGAAGAGGTCTGACAGCTCCTCCTCAGACTTTCCTTTGCTGTCATCCTTCATGCACCGAACCATCATGACCAGGAACTCATCAAAGTCCACGGTGCCACTGCCTACAAGGTTAGCAGCAGAGCCATTAGTGAGGGACGGTTACAATGGTCTCAACATTAGACCCCAGTATTGTTGCTGCATCCTTTTAGCAACCCTGTGAGACGAGTGCGGTcgttatccccatttcatagatgagattactgaggctcagagaggcaaaataGTTCCTTCAAGGGCACAGAATAATAAGTGGCGGAGTCAGGACTCAGGTCCTCAGCAACCAGAGGGTGATATGGGTCTGgagcctggggcggggcgggggggacagaggGGCTCACCGTCCTCATCCACCTCGTCAATCATCTCCTGCAGCTCCTCAGGTGTGGGATTCTGTCCCAGCATCCTCATCACCTTGCCCAGCTCCTTGGTGCTGATGCAGCCATCCTCAGCGCCCAGCACGAAGATGTCAAAGGCTGCCTTGAACTCTGTGTCCAAGGTAGGGGGGAAGTGCAGAGTGGCCAGGGCTCAGAAGCAAAGACCCCAGAAGGCCAGACCCCTGGGGCCACCTGCCAACTTGCCCATTTCCCCCCAAGACCTCAGTGGGTCACACTGAGAGGGACCCAGCCTCTGGGGTCCTCAtgccctcccagcccagccctgctgtccCCACACATATGTTTGGGCACTCACCATTTTTCTGCTCTTCTGTTAGCTGTTCTACCTAGAGAGGAAAAGAGGTCTCAGGACTCAGACTCAGGCCTTAGTTGCCTTTAAGGAAACCAACCCATTCCACAGATAGGAAGAGTGAAGCCAGGAATAGACAGGCCATTCCCAGGTCACAGTCCtcaggcctccctccctgtccctgaaGCCCTGAGGTGACCCAGCTGGCCTCACTAAGACTGGGCTTAAGGCCAGGGTGACAGGTGGGTGCCCCCTCCAGGGCCAAGGTGACCCTGAGTAACAATACTCAGTGCCCACTCAGTGGGCACTCACTCAATGCCCTTTTGGCCCCCCTTCTGAAACCCAAGCTGAGTGGCCTGAGGGACAGCTGTCCCTCAGGTTGGGACAATAAAACCAGTGTGGGGATGGGCAAAGCCACCCACAGTAATCTGACCGGGATAGCCACTGGGCTATTTTTAACGGGGGACAAAGTTAAACCTGGTGATTGTTCTGGGGACTCTGGcatgcagggggtggggcagcgtTATCTGGCCCCCTGGCCTGATGGTGCCTCAGGAGCCAAAATTAGTCTCCAGCCCCGCCAGGCCTTGTATGGGCACGGGGTGGAGGGCTACCCGCCCCAGATCCATGGACTCCTGCGGGATAGGCAGGGCCGCCCCCAGAGCCAGCTGTAGATCTTCCCTGCCCAGGAGGGGGGCTGCACTaccagggtggagggaagggttCCCTTGGGGACAGCTGTCTGTGCCGAATGTCCTTGtctctggggcagggggaggtcaTCAACACCCCCCTCCTGGGAGGGACTAGCATCTAAAACCCCTCTGTGACCCCAGGATGCTGCAGGGACATGGGGTGACCACTCTCCAGCCCTCACCCCTGGCTAAACCACCGAGACTTGTGCCTGCCAGGCCTGATGTGGGCTGGGGCCCCAGTTCTCTATTCccttttccctgtctctcccctgtgGCCAGTGCTTCCCTGTCTACCTCAAACTTCAAAGCCCCTTCTCCAGCTTAGGATTCCAgctctccagccccctcctcaaACTCTTGTCCCACCCTCCACAGCATCTTCAGCCATCCAAGGAActggaggtaggtgggggattgTGAGTGTGAGAAGCAGAATGtaaggggcaggaaggggtcGGGGGGAC is a window from the Leopardus geoffroyi isolate Oge1 chromosome A2, O.geoffroyi_Oge1_pat1.0, whole genome shotgun sequence genome containing:
- the TNNC1 gene encoding troponin C, slow skeletal and cardiac muscles, with protein sequence MDDIYKAAVEQLTEEQKNEFKAAFDIFVLGAEDGCISTKELGKVMRMLGQNPTPEELQEMIDEVDEDGSGTVDFDEFLVMMVRCMKDDSKGKSEEELSDLFRMFDKNADGYIDLDELKVMLQATGETITEDDIEELMKDGDKNNDGRIDYDEFLEFMKGVE